One Calditrichota bacterium DNA segment encodes these proteins:
- a CDS encoding addiction module protein, whose translation MNKSILEEVLKMPPDERITLAEIILQSINREESEIRQVWIQEVNDRIKAYRDGRATVIDFEDQYDKS comes from the coding sequence ATGAATAAATCGATTCTCGAAGAAGTGCTGAAGATGCCGCCTGACGAAAGAATAACTTTGGCGGAAATTATTCTTCAGAGTATTAATCGTGAAGAAAGTGAAATTCGTCAAGTCTGGATTCAGGAAGTCAATGATCGAATAAAGGCCTACAGGGACGGTCGGGCCACGGTTATTGATTTTGAAGATCAATATGATAAGAGTTAA